A window of Prevotella fusca JCM 17724 genomic DNA:
AAATACTTGGTCCTTCGCCATGAGAAAGACCATTAATTGAGTTTGCAGGTGTGTGATGCACTTCCCCTCCAATATTACTACTTCGCACGGAAGAATAAGAACCACCCCCTTTTAATCCAAAAATATCGGTCCTCTTATTTAAATCCCCCACGTACCCATACAGCGTAGGATTGTTTCCTGCCAGCCTTATCGGGTCTTGGCTGATGTAATTACCAATCCTCGGGTCGTAATATCTGAACCTGTTGTAATACAGCCCAATCTCCTCGTCCTCGTACTGACCTAACTGGCGGAAAGGTATAAACTGCCTGCTGCCGTGAAGATTGCGGAGATTACCATAGATGTCATAGTCTGCCTGCCAGACGACATTACCTTTATCATCATATGCCTGGACAGGACGGCCGATGTAGTCACTGACGATGCTGTAATGTTTGTCACCAACAATCTTGGCGGTAGGGACGTAGCCGGCACTGTCGTAAACCCACGTGATGAGATTCTCAACTGGTTCAGGCCTGTCAAGTGTGACCTCACCTGTCTCGGTGACAACCGTATTCGGACGGTCAGCCTCGGCATACTCCCACTCATGCAGGATGACATCACCATCCCAGAGGTAGCGGTACACTCGTCCGTCAAAGACCTTCTCTATGCGTCTGCCTAAAGCGTCATACCTGAATGTAACAGTCTTTCCGTCCGGCCGTGTTACACTCCTGAGCATACCATTGCCCTGCCACGTATAGGCATAGTCACCGCTCTGCCATTGAAGGAGCTCATCCCGCACCTCCGCATTACGTGATGGCTCCATCCTGCGCATGGTCTTCAGCACAAGGTTGCCATGGCTGTCATAATAATACCGCCACTTCCTGTCCTCACGCAACTGTCCACCACGGGCATAACTCCTGTCCGTCCGGTCGGGGCTGTCGTACACGTTACCCATTGCATCCGGGTTACGCCACTGACGGCTGCCGTCACCATACACAGCACCCGACAGAGAACCGAAGGCATCATAATCGTAACGGACACTCCTGCCGTTTATTGTATCAAGCGTCCGTAGAAGGCGGAGATTATCACCCCAAAGGTATGACTTGTCATACAGCGTCCGCCCATTGTGACGGACACGCTGATGCGCAGGGCGGCCGACATTGTCATACTGCATAAGTGCACTCCACGCAACCGACTATGGTACACGAAGTTTCAAATATGAATAGACATTATCACAACATAGATCCGTCCTAATACTGGTTCTTCCGCTAAATGTAAAGACTGAAAATAGAATAAAGACTTATTTCCATTTTCTACAAAC
This region includes:
- a CDS encoding RHS repeat domain-containing protein, whose protein sequence is MQYDNVGRPAHQRVRHNGRTLYDKSYLWGDNLRLLRTLDTINGRSVRYDYDAFGSLSGAVYGDGSRQWRNPDAMGNVYDSPDRTDRSYARGGQLREDRKWRYYYDSHGNLVLKTMRRMEPSRNAEVRDELLQWQSGDYAYTWQGNGMLRSVTRPDGKTVTFRYDALGRRIEKVFDGRVYRYLWDGDVILHEWEYAEADRPNTVVTETGEVTLDRPEPVENLITWVYDSAGYVPTAKIVGDKHYSIVSDYIGRPVQAYDDKGNVVWQADYDIYGNLRNLHGSRQFIPFRQLGQYEDEEIGLYYNRFRYYDPRIGNYISQDPIRLAGNNPTLYGYVGDLNKRTDIFGLKGGGSYSSVRSSNIGGEVHHTPANSINGLSHGEGPSIWMETTDHRMTSSHGWQGKEGALYRQTQLDLINQGKFADAIQMDIDDIQSSFGSKYDSSINEMLDYSYEKGLISEAER